TCCGGCAGGTCGTCCAGCAGGCCAAGGCCGCCGTGGAGCCCGTCATCGAGCGCAACCCGGACGTCTTCGACCACCTCGCGGCAGCCGGCACCGAACTGCTCGCCGCCTACCGCTCCGCCGTCCAGACCCAGGAACGACGCTGGACGGCCGGGGCGAACGACCCGGGCGCCACCCCCCGCGACCCGGGCCGCGACGGCGACGACACCGGTCCCGGCCAGCGCATCGACTTGGACTGAAGCTCTCGGGGGGCAGGGCCTCGGGTACGGTTGCCGTAGCGGGGCTCGACCGAAACTGAGGGATTCATGGGACTCACCATCGGCGTCGACATCGGCGGCACGAAGATCGCGGCCGGCGTGGTCGATGAGGAAGGCAACATCCTGTCGACCCACCAGGTGCCGACCCCGGGCACGCCCGAGGCCATCGTGGACGCCATCGCCGCCGCCGTCGACGGCGCGCGTGTGGGGCACGACATCGTCGGTGTGGGCATCGGCGCCGCCGGCTACGTCAACCGGCAGCGCTCCACGGTGTACTTCGCGCCCAACATCGACTGGCGCCAGGAGCCGCTGAAGGACGAGGTCGAGGCCCGCGTGGGTCTCCCGGTCGTGGTGGAGAACGACGCCAACGCCGCCGCGTGGGGCGAGTACAAGTTCGGCGCCGGCAAGGGCCACCGCAACGTCATCTGCATCACACTCGGCACCGGCCTCGGCGGCGGCATCATCATCGGCAACAAGCTGCGCCGCGGTCACTTCGGGGTGGCCGCCGAGTTCGGCCACATCCGCATGGTGCCGGACGGTCTGCTGTGCGGCTGCGGCTCGCAGGGCTGCTGGGAGCAGTACGCCTCGGGACGCGCCCTGGTGCGCTACGCCAAGCAGCGCGCCAACGCCACCCCGGAGAACGCCGAGATCCTGCTCGGCCTGGGCGACGGCAGCCCCGACGGCATCGAGGGCAAGCACATCTCCATGGCCGCCCGGCAGGGCGACCCGGTCGCGGTCGACTCCTACCGCGAGCTGGCCCGCTGGGCCGGCGCGGGTCTCGCCGACCTCGCCTCCCTCTTCGACCCCTCCGCCTTCATCGTCGGCGGCGGTCTCTCCGACGAGGGCGAGCTGGTCCTCGACCCGATCCGCAAGTCCTACAAGCGCTGGCTGGTCGGCGGCAACTGGCGCCCGGTGGCCGACGTCATCGCGGCCCAGCTGGGCAACAAGGCGGGCCTGGTGGGGGCGGCGGACCTGGCGAGAGAGCCCGACCCGATCATGTAGTCGCGCGGCATGCCGTAGCGCATGCCGTCCGGCCTGTCGTACCGCACATCTGCGTCAACGCGGGGGCTGCTCGCGGCCCCCGTTCGCTTTTCCGGACGTACGGGACGGGACGGCGTATCTTGATCGCTATGCCGACGACCTCGCTGCCGACGACCTCGCCGCTTCCCGACTCCCGCACCGAGCCCGACGGTTCGGCCGTCCTCCGGGTCCTCAGCTACAACATCCGCTCCATGCGGGACGACACCGACGCCCTCGCCCGGGTCATCACGGCCTGCGCGCCCGACCTGGTCCTCGTCCAGGAAGCCCCGATCTTCTTCCGCTGGCGCAAGAAGCTCGCCCGGCTCGCGGCCGCCTCGGGTCAGGTGATCCTCACCGGTGGGGGCACGGCGGCGGGACCCGCCGTCCTGTGCTCGCTGCGGGCGACCGTCGAACGCACCGAGGACGTCCTGCTGCCGCTCACCCCCGGCCAGTTCCGCAGGGGACTCGCGACCGCCGTGGTCCGCTTCGCGGGCGCCCGGCTGGGTGTGGCCGCCTGCCACCTCGGCCTGACCGCCACCGAGCGCTACGAACAGGCGGGGATGCTGCTCGACCGGCTCGCCGGGATGGGCGTCACGCACGCGATCGCGGGCGGCGACATCAACGAGCCCCCCGGCGGACGCACCTTCAGCCGTCTGACCTCGGTACTCCAGGACTGCCGCACCACCGCGCCCTGGGGCGCCGAGCACACCTTCCCCGCCGGCGCTCCGGACCGCCGCATCGACGGCATCTTCGTGACGAAGGGCGTGGAGGTGCTGGGCTGCGGCGTGCCGGTCGGGCTTCCCGGAGTGACCGACGCCGATCTGCGCGCGGCCACCGATCACCTGCCCGTACTGGCCGCGGTGCGCGTGCCCGCAGCCTGAACCCCGCCCGTCGGACGGGGCCGGGCGCGACGGCCCGGAGGCCCGTGCGTCAGACGACCGCTCCCCGCCCCGGGTCCCCGTCCTCCTCGTCGTCGGTGCGCATCCGCATCACCAGCGTGGCGAAACCGCCGAGGAAGCCGCCGATGCCGACGGTCGACAGCCACCACGTCATCTCCCAGCCCAGCAGGACCGCGAGCAGGAGCAGCAACGGGCCGCCGATCACCCCGAGCCAGGCGAACTTGGCCGTGGTGTCGGCGTCGGGCAGCGGGGGCGGCTCCGGCGGGACGAAGTGACCCTCGTCGTCCGCGTCGAAGTCGTCCTCCGCCGGCTCGGGCGCCGTGTGGTCGCGGGGGCCGACACCGGGCGCGAAGGCGATCGAGCTGCCCAGCGGCTTGGCCGGTTTCTTCTCCTCGCCGGGATCCCGCGCGGGCTCCTCGGCGGACGGTGTCCCCGACTCGTCGTCGTTCGGCTCGACCTCGAGCAGCGCCAGGTCCTCGACCGACTTGAACGGCTTGGAGCCCGGCGGGTCGGCCGGCTCCTCGCCGTACCCCGCGACGATCGCCGCCCACGCGGCGTCCTCGTCGAAGGGCACGCTCTGCTCCTCCGGCTCGCGGCCCTCCAGACCCCCCGCGCCGTCCCGCTCGTCCCGGTTCTCCCGGTCCTCACGGTCGGAGTCGTGCTCAGCCACCTACGGCCGTCCCTTCCTTGCCGACACTGGGCGCGATCCGGGCGATGAACGCGTAGCTCTCCTCGAAGATCCGGTCCGCATCGTGGTCCAACGTTGCCACGTGGTAGCTCTGTTCCAGCAGGATCTCGGTCACGTCCGTCGAGGACACCCGGCCGAGGATCCGGGCCGGGTCGGCCGGCGGCACGACATGGTCCTGGACGCTGTGCAGAAGCAGCAGCGGCTGGGTGACCTGCGGCAGCTCGCCGTCGACAAGCCGGAGGAAGGTCCGCAGGGAGTGCGCCGAGTGCAGCGGTACCCGGTCGTACCCGCTCTCCAGCACACCCGCCCTCGCGATGTCGCTGGTGATGCCCTTCGTGGTCCTGACGAGGTGGCGGGCCACCGGAAGGGCGTACGCGGACAGGCCGTGCACCTTGTTCGCCGGGTTGACGACGATGACGCCCTCCACTCCCTCACCGTGCTTCGCGGCGAGCCGCAGGGCCAGCGCGCCGCCCATGGAAAGACCGGCCACGAACACCCGCGCGCAGCGGTCGCGCAGCGTGCGCAGCTCGCGGTCCACCTCCGCGTACCAGTCCTGCCAGCCGGTCGGCGCCATGTCCGTCCAGTGGGTGCCGTGGCCCGGCAGCAGCGGAAGGGAGACGGTCAGACCCTGCCCGGCCAGGTACCGGGCCCACGGGCGCAGCGACTGCGGGGAACCGGTGAAGCCGTGACAGAGGAGCACCCCGACCTCTCCGCCCTCGTGGCGGTACGGCTCGGCTCCAGGAAGGACCGGCACCTTCGGTCTCCTGTCTTCGTCTGTTCTTCGTGGGAGGGACGTGTGCTTCACCGTACGCGACCGCACTGACACCGACCAGGGTCGTCGGATCCTTTGCGGCCACTCCGGGTTAAGGTCTGAGCGACACAAACAGGAGGCACTCGCTTGTTGTACGGCGCGATGAAGGTCGCTATCGGGGGACCGCTGAAGGTCACCTTCAGGCCCTGGGTGGAAGGCCTCGAGAACATTCCCGCCGAGGGCCCCGCGATCCTGGCGAGCAACCACCTGTCCTTCTCGGACTCGTTCTTCCTGCCCGCGGTCCTCGACCGCAAGGTCACCTTCATCGCGAAGGCCGAGTACTTCACGACGCCCGGGGTGAAGGGCCGGCTGACGGCCGCCTTCTTCAAGGGCGTCGGCCAGCTCCCGGTGGACCGCTCCGGCGGCCGCGGGGCCGGCGAGGCCGCGGTCCGCAGCGGCATCGAGGTACTGGAGCGGGGCGAGCTGTTCGGCATCTACCCGGAGGGCACGCGCTCGCCCGACGGCCGGCTCTACCGCGGGAAACCGGGCGGCCTCGCGCGCGTGGCGCTCGCCACCGGCGCTCCGGTGATCCCGGTCGCGATGATCGACACCGAGAAGATCCAGCCGCCGGGGAAGGTCCTGCCGAAGGTCATGCGGCCCGGCATCCGCATCGGCGAACCGCTGGACTTCGCCCGGTACCAGGGCATGGAACACGACCGCTTCGTGCTGCGCGCCCTGACCGACGAGGTCATGTACGAGATCATGAAGCTCTCCGGCCAGGAGTACGTCGACATGTACGCGACCGCCGCCAAGCGGCAGATCGCGGAGGCGGCGAAGGCCGAGAAGGAAGCGGAGAGGTCCGCGAAGGCGGCGCTCGCGCAGGCCGAGAAGGACCGGACGAAGAAGGACCCGGACCAGTAGTCGCGGGTCGGTGGTCGGGGGCCAGTGGTCGGGGCCGGGGGGCGGGGAACGGATGGCCGGACGCGAGAGAGTCATCAGGATGTCGGTCGAGCTGCCGCTGTGGCGTGCGCTCGCCGGTTACCGGGTGCTCACGATGCTCTACGCGGTGGGGTTCTTCGCCACCGCCTACGACGGGTTCGCCCGGCCCTGGGTCGCGGTCGCCTACTACTGCGTCCTGTTCGTGTGGACGGTGGCCACGCTGCCCAAGGTCGCGAACGCGGCGAGCTGCACCAAGCGCTTCCTCGCCGCCGACCTCACCGTGGCGCTCACCGGGATCATGCTCACGACCGTCGCGGACGCACCCGAACGCATCCAGTCGGGCGGCCCGACGCTGCCGTCGATATGGACCGCCGGTTCGGTCCTGGCGTTCGCCATCAAGGGCGGCTGGCGCTGGGCGGCCTTCGCGTCCACGGCTGTCGCGGTCGTCAACCTGGTCGAGCGCGGAACCCCGGCCCGCGACACCGTCCACAACGTGATCCTCGTCTGGGTCGCCTCCATCGCCATCGGCTACGTCGTCGAGGTCGCCCGCGCCTCCGAGCGCACCCTCGCCCGCGCGCTGGAGATCGAGGCCGCCACCCGGGAGCGGGAGCGGCTCGCCCGGGACATCCACGACGGGGTGCTCCAGGTGCTGGCGATGGTGCAGCGGCGCGGCGCGGTCATCGGAGGCGAGGCGGCCGAACTGGGCCGCATGGCGGGGGAGCAGGAGGTCGCGCTGCGCACCCTGGTGGCCGGCGGTCTCGTGCCCGTCTCCCGGGTGTCGCAGGACGTGGCCGAGGGCGCCGTCGTGCGGGTGGTGGAGGAGCCCGCGCAGGAGACGGGTCCGGTCGACCTGCGCTCGCTGCTGGCCCCCTTCGCCGCCGCCCGGGTCAACCTCGCCGAGCCGGGCGCCCCGGTCCTGCTGCCCGGGCCCGCCGCGAAGGAGCTGGCCGCGGCGGTCGGGGCGGCCCTGGACAATGTGCACCGGCACGCCGGGGCGGACGCCCGGGCCTGGATCCTGGTCGAGGACGAGCCCGACGAGGTGGTCGTCACCGTGCGGGACGACGGGCCCGGCATCGCCGAGGGGCGGCTCGCGCAGGCGGAGGGCGAAGGACGGCTCGGGGTCGCGCAGTCGATCCGGGGCCGGCTGCGCGACCTCGGCGGCAGCGCCGAGCTGATCTCCACCCCGGGGCAGGGCACCGAGGTGGAGCTGACGGTGCCGAAGCAGAAGGCGGAGAAGAACGTGCGGCGGGGGAAGGCGGGACAGTGATGAGCAGGCGACAGGATCCGATCAGGGTCATGGTGGTCGACGACCACCCCATGTGGCGCGACGCGGTCGCCCGGGACCTGGCCGAGGCCGGTCTCGAGGTGGTCGCCACGGCGGGCGACGGCGAACAGGCCGTACGCCGGGCCAGGGCCACCACGCCCGACGTGCTGGTGCTGGACCTGAACCTGCCGGCCAAGCCCGGCGTCCAGGTCTGCAAGGAGGTCGTCGCCGCGAACCCGGCCCTGCGGGTCCTGGTGCTGTCCGCGAGCGGTGAGCACGCCGACGTGCTGGAGGCGGTGAAGTCCGGCGCGACCGGCTACCTGCTGAAGTCGGCGTCCACGGAGGAACTGCTGGACGCGGTGCGCTCCACGGCCGTCGGCGACCCGGTGTTCACCCCCGGCCTGGCCGGACTGGTCCTCGGCGAGTACCGCCGGCTGGCCTCCGATCCCGGCCCCGCCGCCGGCGGCGGCGACGAGCCGAACGCGCCGCGGCTGACCGACCGGGAGACCGAGGTGCTGCGTCTGGTCGCCAAGGGCCTGAGCTACAAGCAGATCGCCGAACGCCTGGTCATCTCCCACCGCACGGTCCAGAACCACGTCCAGAACACCCTCGGCAAGCTCCAGCTGCACAACAGGGTGGAACTGGTCCGGTACGCGATAGAGCGCGGCCTCGACGACGAGTGACGCGGCGGCCAACCACCGGCTTATCCACCGGAATTGAACCCGTCGGGCCATATCTGTGTGACCTGGATCACCATTACCGTGACCTTCGTCGGCCAACCGCGGCGAAGGGACACTTCCATGCGCGTCGGAGTACTGACCGGAGGCGGGGACTGCCCCGGCCTGAACGCCGTCATCCGGGCGGTCGTCCGCAAGGGCGTCCAGGAGTACGGCCATGACTTCGTCGGGTTCCGGGACGGCTGGCGGGGTCCCCTGGAAGGGAGGTCCATCCGCCTCGACATCCCCGCCGTACGCGGCATCCTGCCCCGCGGCGGCACGATCCTCGGCTCCTCGCGGACCAACCCCCTCAAGGAAGAGGACGGCATCCGCCGCATCAAGGACACCCTCGCCCGGCAGCGGGTCGAGGCCCTGATCACCATCGGCGGCGAGGACACCCTCGGGGTCGCCGCCCGCCTCAGCGACGAGTACCGGGTGCCCTGTGTCGGCGTGCCGAAGACCATAGACAACGACCTGTCCGCCACCGACTACACCTTCGGCTTCGACACCGCCGTGGGCATCGCGACCGAGGCCATCGACCGGCTGCACACCACCGCCGAGTCGCACATGCGGGTCCTGGTCGTCGAGGTGATGGGCCGTCACGCGGGCTGGATCGCCCTGCACTCGGGCCTGGCCGGCGGCGCCAACGTCATCCTCATCCCCGAGCAGCGCTTCGACATCGAGCAGGTCTGTGCCTGGGTGACCTCCCGTTTCCGGGCCTCGTACGCGCCGATCGTGGTGGTCGCCGAGGGCGCCATGCCCAGGGACGGCGACGTGGTGCTGAAGGACGGCTCGCTGGACTCCTTCGGACACGTCCGGCTGTCCGGCGTCGGCGAGTGGCTCGCCAAGGAGATCGAGCGGCGGACGGGGAAGGAGGCCCGTACGACGGTCCTCGGCCATGTGCAGCGAGGCGGCACCCCGAGCGCCTTCGACCGCTGGCTCGCCACCCGCTTCGGCCTGCACGCCATCGACGCCGTCCACGAGGGCGACTACGGCACGATGGTCGCCCTGCGCGGCACGGACATCGTCCGGGTACCGATCGCCGAGGCCACCGCCAGACTGAAGACGGTGGACCCGGCGCTGTACTCGGAGGTCGGGGTGTTCTTCGGCTGACGGACGCCGACGGGCCGGCGCCCCGCCGGCGGCTCGGCGGACCGCTAACGGGCCGGCCGGGGCTCGGCGCACACCCGGGCCACCAACTCCCGCACCACGGACGGCCCGTTCAGCGTCAGCACCGACTCGGGATGGAACTGGACCCCGGCGACGGCGTTCATCGGCGCGCCCTCCGCACGACGCGGCCCGCGCAGCGCGTGCACCTCGCCGTTCGCGGCCCGGCTCACCTCCACCCCGTGCGCGGCCAGCTCCCGCAGCGCCTCGTCGTCGCACCGCGCCACGAAGCTGTTGTAGAACCCGACGGTCTCCTGGCGCCCGAACAGGTCAACGGTCGTCTGCGCCCCCTGGTACGGCACCTCCTTGCGGACGATGTCCAGCCCCAGCTCCGCCGCGATCAGCTCGTGCCCGAGGCAGACCCCGAGGACACCGTGCCGGTGCTCCCGGACCACCCGCGCGGTCAGCTCCCGCAGCAGCCGCATCTTGGGATCGGACAGGTCGCACGGGTCACCGGGGCCGGGGCCCAGCACCACGGGCCCCTCGTGCGCGAGCACCGACTCCGTCAGCCCGGGCTCGTCGTAGCGCCGCACGCCCACCTCGAGGCCGATCGACCGCAGTACGTGCGCGAGCATCGCGGTGAAGGTGTCCTCGCCGTCGACGACGAGCGCGTGACCGGTCAGCTCCCCGGTCCGCTCCTGCATCCGCAGCCAGAACGGCGCCAGCGAGGCCCGGCGCCCGTCCAGCGCCTCCCGCACCCGGGGGTCGTCGGCCAGCCGGGGCCGCGCGCCCTCCGTGCGGGGCCTGCCCGGCCGTACACCGAGCGCGGCCAGCACGCCCGCCGCCTTCGCGTGCGTCTCCGCGACCTCCCCCGCCGGATCCGAACCCCGTACGAGGGTGGCGCCGACCGGCACCCGCAGCCGCCCGGCCGCGTCGATGTCGGCGGTGCGGATCAGGATCGGGGAGTCGAGGGTCTGCGCACCGCCCGAGTCCCTGCCCAGCAGAGCCAGCGCACCGGCGTAGTAGCCCCGCCCGCCGACCTCGTGGCGCTCGATGACCCGGCAGGCGTTCTGTACCGGAGAGCCGGTGACGGTCGCCGCGAACATGGTCTCCTTCAGGACCTCCCGCACGTCCAGCGAGGATCTGCCGCGCAGCTCGTACTCGGTGTGCGCGAGATGAGCCATCTCCTTCAGCCGGGGGCCGATCACCACCCCGCCCATGTCGCCGACGGTGCACATCATCTTGAGCTCCTCGTCGACGACCATCGACAGCTCCTCGACCTCCTTGTCGTCGGCGAGGAAGTCCAGCAGAAGCTCGGGTGTCGGCCCCTCGGCCGGATACCGGTACGTCCCGCTGATGGGGTTCATCACGACCGTGCCGCCGGACATCCGCACATGGACCTCCGGGCTGGCGCCCACCAGGGTCCGGTCCCCGGTGTGCACGACGAACGTCCAGTAGGCGCCCCGCTCGCCCTCGAGCAGCCGCCGGAAGAGGGCCAGCGCGTCGGCCCGGCCGAAGCCGGGGATCCGCCCCTCGTACGTCCGGCGGATCACGAAGTTGGCGCCCTCGCCCCGCCCGATCTCGTCCCGCAGCACCCGTCCGACGATCTCCGCGTAACGCTCGTCGGGCACGTCGAAGCCACCGTCCTCGACGCGCACGTCGTGGGCCGGGAGCCGGTCGACGGCGTCCGCCAGCGGCAGGACGTGCGTCTCCTGCGGGATCAGCACCGTCAGGGGCGTGCCGTCGTCGCGGACGTCGAAGCCGCGCTCGCGGATCTGCCGGAAGGGGACGAGGGCCAGGCCCTCCCCGGGGAGCTCGGCGAGCCGGTCGTACGTGGCGACCGGACCGAGCAGGACCTCCACCGTGTCCGCGTCATGGCCGGGGGTGCGGCGGCGGAGCAGGGCGAAGGGGCGGTCGTCGTGGAGCAGCCGTGCCAGGTCCATGGGATTCCTCTTCCGTCGATGCGACCGATGCCGACCGACGCCTGTCGGTGTCGGAGCGGGTATCGGTCTCGGTGAGGAACGGCCCCGGAAACGCCGAAGGCCGCCCCTCGGGCGGCCTTCGCGAAGTCTTGCGTACGCGCAGTTCAGTGGGCCGCCGGATGAGCGGTCCACCACCAGTTCTGGATCGAAAGCGCGAACATGCGACGCACCCTACCCCACGCGCACCTGAGCGGGAGGGCGTCTCACCTGTCGAGCCGGGAGAAAACGACTCGACACGACCCCGTAATGTTGAGGGCGTGACCGTGAACGCGAAGACCAGCGCGAGCGCTGGCAACACCTGGCGAGACCTGCCCGCGGCGCAGCAGCCCGAGTACCCCGACACCGAGGCTCTGCGCGCAGTGATCGCGGACCTCGAGTCGTATCCGCCGCTCGTCTTCGCGGGCGAGTGCGACCAGCTGCGCGCCCGGATGGCGGCCGTCGCCAAGGGAGAGGCGTTCCTGCTCCAGGGCGGCGACTGTGCCGAGGCCTTCGACGGCGTGTCCGCAGATCACATCCGCAACAAGCTGAAGACCCTGCTCCAGATGGGCGCCGTGCTGACGTACGCGGCCTCGGTGCCGGTCGTCAAGGTCGGCCGGATCGCCGGCCAGTACTCCAAGCCGCGCTCCAAGGGCACCGAGACCCGTGACGGCGTGACCCTGCCGACGTACCGCGGCGACTCGGTCAACGGCTTCGACTTCGATGAGAAGTCCCGCATCCCGGACCCCGAGCGGCTGAAGCGGATGTACAACGCCTCCGCCTCCACGCTCAACCTGGTGCGCGCCTTCACCACCGGCGGCT
This Streptomyces sp. NBC_00377 DNA region includes the following protein-coding sequences:
- a CDS encoding ROK family glucokinase translates to MGLTIGVDIGGTKIAAGVVDEEGNILSTHQVPTPGTPEAIVDAIAAAVDGARVGHDIVGVGIGAAGYVNRQRSTVYFAPNIDWRQEPLKDEVEARVGLPVVVENDANAAAWGEYKFGAGKGHRNVICITLGTGLGGGIIIGNKLRRGHFGVAAEFGHIRMVPDGLLCGCGSQGCWEQYASGRALVRYAKQRANATPENAEILLGLGDGSPDGIEGKHISMAARQGDPVAVDSYRELARWAGAGLADLASLFDPSAFIVGGGLSDEGELVLDPIRKSYKRWLVGGNWRPVADVIAAQLGNKAGLVGAADLAREPDPIM
- a CDS encoding endonuclease/exonuclease/phosphatase family protein encodes the protein MPTTSLPTTSPLPDSRTEPDGSAVLRVLSYNIRSMRDDTDALARVITACAPDLVLVQEAPIFFRWRKKLARLAAASGQVILTGGGTAAGPAVLCSLRATVERTEDVLLPLTPGQFRRGLATAVVRFAGARLGVAACHLGLTATERYEQAGMLLDRLAGMGVTHAIAGGDINEPPGGRTFSRLTSVLQDCRTTAPWGAEHTFPAGAPDRRIDGIFVTKGVEVLGCGVPVGLPGVTDADLRAATDHLPVLAAVRVPAA
- a CDS encoding alpha/beta hydrolase, coding for MPVLPGAEPYRHEGGEVGVLLCHGFTGSPQSLRPWARYLAGQGLTVSLPLLPGHGTHWTDMAPTGWQDWYAEVDRELRTLRDRCARVFVAGLSMGGALALRLAAKHGEGVEGVIVVNPANKVHGLSAYALPVARHLVRTTKGITSDIARAGVLESGYDRVPLHSAHSLRTFLRLVDGELPQVTQPLLLLHSVQDHVVPPADPARILGRVSSTDVTEILLEQSYHVATLDHDADRIFEESYAFIARIAPSVGKEGTAVGG
- a CDS encoding lysophospholipid acyltransferase family protein, whose product is MKVAIGGPLKVTFRPWVEGLENIPAEGPAILASNHLSFSDSFFLPAVLDRKVTFIAKAEYFTTPGVKGRLTAAFFKGVGQLPVDRSGGRGAGEAAVRSGIEVLERGELFGIYPEGTRSPDGRLYRGKPGGLARVALATGAPVIPVAMIDTEKIQPPGKVLPKVMRPGIRIGEPLDFARYQGMEHDRFVLRALTDEVMYEIMKLSGQEYVDMYATAAKRQIAEAAKAEKEAERSAKAALAQAEKDRTKKDPDQ
- the macS gene encoding MacS family sensor histidine kinase, translated to MAGRERVIRMSVELPLWRALAGYRVLTMLYAVGFFATAYDGFARPWVAVAYYCVLFVWTVATLPKVANAASCTKRFLAADLTVALTGIMLTTVADAPERIQSGGPTLPSIWTAGSVLAFAIKGGWRWAAFASTAVAVVNLVERGTPARDTVHNVILVWVASIAIGYVVEVARASERTLARALEIEAATRERERLARDIHDGVLQVLAMVQRRGAVIGGEAAELGRMAGEQEVALRTLVAGGLVPVSRVSQDVAEGAVVRVVEEPAQETGPVDLRSLLAPFAAARVNLAEPGAPVLLPGPAAKELAAAVGAALDNVHRHAGADARAWILVEDEPDEVVVTVRDDGPGIAEGRLAQAEGEGRLGVAQSIRGRLRDLGGSAELISTPGQGTEVELTVPKQKAEKNVRRGKAGQ
- a CDS encoding response regulator transcription factor; this translates as MSRRQDPIRVMVVDDHPMWRDAVARDLAEAGLEVVATAGDGEQAVRRARATTPDVLVLDLNLPAKPGVQVCKEVVAANPALRVLVLSASGEHADVLEAVKSGATGYLLKSASTEELLDAVRSTAVGDPVFTPGLAGLVLGEYRRLASDPGPAAGGGDEPNAPRLTDRETEVLRLVAKGLSYKQIAERLVISHRTVQNHVQNTLGKLQLHNRVELVRYAIERGLDDE
- a CDS encoding 6-phosphofructokinase, producing MRVGVLTGGGDCPGLNAVIRAVVRKGVQEYGHDFVGFRDGWRGPLEGRSIRLDIPAVRGILPRGGTILGSSRTNPLKEEDGIRRIKDTLARQRVEALITIGGEDTLGVAARLSDEYRVPCVGVPKTIDNDLSATDYTFGFDTAVGIATEAIDRLHTTAESHMRVLVVEVMGRHAGWIALHSGLAGGANVILIPEQRFDIEQVCAWVTSRFRASYAPIVVVAEGAMPRDGDVVLKDGSLDSFGHVRLSGVGEWLAKEIERRTGKEARTTVLGHVQRGGTPSAFDRWLATRFGLHAIDAVHEGDYGTMVALRGTDIVRVPIAEATARLKTVDPALYSEVGVFFG
- a CDS encoding anthranilate synthase family protein, whose product is MDLARLLHDDRPFALLRRRTPGHDADTVEVLLGPVATYDRLAELPGEGLALVPFRQIRERGFDVRDDGTPLTVLIPQETHVLPLADAVDRLPAHDVRVEDGGFDVPDERYAEIVGRVLRDEIGRGEGANFVIRRTYEGRIPGFGRADALALFRRLLEGERGAYWTFVVHTGDRTLVGASPEVHVRMSGGTVVMNPISGTYRYPAEGPTPELLLDFLADDKEVEELSMVVDEELKMMCTVGDMGGVVIGPRLKEMAHLAHTEYELRGRSSLDVREVLKETMFAATVTGSPVQNACRVIERHEVGGRGYYAGALALLGRDSGGAQTLDSPILIRTADIDAAGRLRVPVGATLVRGSDPAGEVAETHAKAAGVLAALGVRPGRPRTEGARPRLADDPRVREALDGRRASLAPFWLRMQERTGELTGHALVVDGEDTFTAMLAHVLRSIGLEVGVRRYDEPGLTESVLAHEGPVVLGPGPGDPCDLSDPKMRLLRELTARVVREHRHGVLGVCLGHELIAAELGLDIVRKEVPYQGAQTTVDLFGRQETVGFYNSFVARCDDEALRELAAHGVEVSRAANGEVHALRGPRRAEGAPMNAVAGVQFHPESVLTLNGPSVVRELVARVCAEPRPAR
- a CDS encoding trp operon leader peptide translates to MFALSIQNWWWTAHPAAH